The Rhododendron vialii isolate Sample 1 chromosome 1a, ASM3025357v1 region AAATTCATGAGAGATGGGTTCTTGCATATACGAGACACATTTTCTCTGCCCACATGACAAGTAGTCAAAGAGCTGAAATTTCTCATTCATTCATCAAGAGGTATCTATCTGAAGATAATTCAATGTATGAATTTGTGACACGATTTGATAGGGCACTTGCACGTATACGACATAATGAATTAGATTTTGACCACAAAGATATAAATGAGAAGCCAGTCTTGAAAACCTCAAGgttgatggaaaagaaaatgagtgaaTTATACACACTCCATTCATTTAAGAAATTTCAAGAAGAAATATTTCAAATTGGTGCCTATGTGCTTACGATACGACATGAGGATGAACGTCGCTGTGTGTGGAAGGTTCAGAAGGAAGAAATGGAAGGTTCGAGAGGTCGCAAGGTTTCAGTAGACAAGTCATCGAACCATGTGAGTTGCAATTATAAGATGTTTGAATTCGACGGAATTCCATGTTGGCACATGTTGGCATACTTGTCTTTAATGCAGATTAGGGAACTCCCTACCACATAAATTTTGCAGAGGTGGGAAAAAACATCAAAAGTGGGCAGAGTTTTTAATGACTTGGGCAGTCATCAAAAAGAAATATGTGGCAGTTCATTTTTTGTGAGGCGACAAGCTCTCTTTCAACTTGCTCCTACAGTTATTGATGACGCTATATTAGATGAAGAAGGAACTGAAGTTATGCGAGAAGCTTTGCTATCTAGTCAAAAGAAGATTGCATTCATGAGGGGTTCTCGGGAAGATGGTTCAACAAGTTCTATCCAATTACCTATTTCTCTCGGAAGCCAACATGGTTTGAAAGAACCACTTAAAGTTAGGGCACAGGGTTGTGGTAAGCGtttaaaaggagaaaaagagatGGCCGTCAAGAAAAGTAAGAAATGTCATGGGTGTGGATTATTGGGGCAGTCGCATGACAAAAGTAATTGTCTGAAGCTTATGAACATGTAAGTGTGTCTATTTGTAATTTGAACTTAATTGTTTACACACAgaatatattttaattg contains the following coding sequences:
- the LOC131329164 gene encoding uncharacterized protein LOC131329164; translation: MPGPPPKMIITDQDLAMTKAIACALPNTFHRYCIWHIVSKFSEKIGKCNLSSHQLLRSMYEIHERWVLAYTRHIFSAHMTSSQRAEISHSFIKRYLSEDNSMYEFVTRFDRALARIRHNELDFDHKDINEKPVLKTSRLMEKKMSELYTLHSFKKFQEEIFQIGAYVLTIRHEDERRCVWKVQKEEMEGSRGRKVSVDKSSNHRWEKTSKVGRVFNDLGSHQKEICGSSFFVRRQALFQLAPTVIDDAILDEEGTEVMREALLSSQKKIAFMRGSREDGSTSSIQLPISLGSQHGLKEPLKVRAQGCGKRLKGEKEMAVKKSKKCHGCGLLGQSHDKSNCLKLMNMSSEHASLYDDEDDDDDFDDECRCFLGTIWVCGYGDDIGKVADACSISGNALKKDISM